In Antechinus flavipes isolate AdamAnt ecotype Samford, QLD, Australia chromosome 3, AdamAnt_v2, whole genome shotgun sequence, a genomic segment contains:
- the LOC127557642 gene encoding vomeronasal type-2 receptor 26-like produces MRVRAKLEQLLKEKNCSAGTFSLPKTSEAATDAAALLPPQHITNFAKKQVHLGWELESSLPHILQAFLLPAFAAAIVYGQGASDSMWLLRNYYQVLAFMFAIEEINRNPNMLPNISLGFHIYNAYHNDERTLESSLMWLSGQGQTIPNYSCERQRKSVVVIGGATSELTYCMGTLLELYKLPQISYGLFDPLISDPLQFPSVYQMAPSDTSLPLGMVRLMLHFKWNWVGLVASDDSRGEKFLRDLQEEMARNDVCVAFIKKITTNKSLEKNSYQYFVFSIGFSAANVIVIYGDTNSLLSLVFMENPDVLVRKVWITTSHWDIAKKPGYIYFDNFHGALIFSDQTNKIPGFKDFLKTVNPARHPEDIFLKNFWNSAFGCPHIHGKKDEEVCSPNASLDTLSLSSLENIMSDQSYTVYTAVYAVAWALHEMFLMRSEMEFNIDGDNRVVPPQKLHSFLKNLQFNNSAGKLVVLDKKRNSVANYDILNYVTFSNDTEVLIKPPQSRCNKVCGPGFQKKAQQGSPVCCFNCDPCPDRHISNHTDADQCVKCPEDQYPNQERNQCLPKVVTFLAYEEPLGMALASIAACLSLLTALVLWVFVRYKNTPIVRANNRDLSYILLISLFFCFLCSLLFIGRPSAANCLLRQTTFGVMFTVAVSSVLAKTITVLLAFRATRPGSRSRKWMGSRAPISVVLFCTLIQFLLCGVWLLLSPPFPEADTHSDHEHIILGCNEGSLIAFYFVLSYMGVLALMSFTVAFFVRNLPDTFNEAKFITFSMLVFCSVWITFLPTYQSTKGKMMAAVEIFSILSSSTGLLACIFIPKCYVILLQPHRNTKKSLKNNLHSFLKKILFNNSAGNQVVLDKKNSLANYDMLNYVTFGNDTEILVKVGELIFQAPLSQDFIMQEKAIVWHKGKGKVQSCKQQWSQESIMN; encoded by the exons ATGAGAGTCAGAGCAAAGCTTGAACAGTTACTCAAGGAAAAAAACTGTTCTGCAGGAACATTTTCTCTTCCCAAGACATCCGAAGCTGCTACAGATGCTGCTGCCCTGCTTCCTCCACAGCACATCACAAACTTTGCTAAAAAGCAGGTGCACCTTGGCTGGGAGTTGGAGAGCAGTCTCCCACATATTCTTCAGGCTTTTCTTTTGCCTGCTTTTGCAGCTGCCATTGTCTATGGGCAGGGAGCAAGCGACTCCAT GTGGCTGCTCAGAAACTATTACCAAGTTCTGGCTTTTATGTTTGCCATAGAAGAAATCAACAGGAACCCCAATATGTTACCCAATATTTCTCTGGGATTCCACATCTACAATGCTTATCACAATGATGAGAGGACCTTGGAGAGTTCCCTCATGTGGCTGTCAGGCCAGGGACAGACCATTCCAAATTACAGCTGTGAGAGGCAGAGAAAGTCTGTGGTGGTCATTGGAGGAGCCACTTCTGAATTGACTTACTGCATGGGAACTCTGCTGGAGCTCTATAAGCTCCCACAG ATCAGCTATGGTCTCTTTGATCCACTCATAAGTGACccacttcagtttccttctgttTATCAGATGGCCCCCAGTGACACCTCTCTTCCTCTTGGCATGGTCAGGTTAATGCTGCATTTCAAATGGAACTGGGTGGGCCTTGTTGCCTCAGATGATTCAAGAGGTGAGAAATTCCTGAGAGACCTTCAAGAAGAAATGGCCAGAAATGATGTCTGTGTGGCCTTTATAAAAAAGATCACCACTAATAAgtcattagaaaaaaattcatatcaaTATTTTGTATTCAGCATAGGTTTTTCTGCAGCAAATGTGATTGTCATTTATGGAGATACAAATTCACTTCTGAGCCTGGTGTTTATGGAAAACCCTGATGTCCTTGTAAGAAAAGTGTGGATCACTACCAGTCACTGGGATATTGCCAAAAAACCTGGTTATATCTATTTTGATAATTTCCATGGGGCTCTGATATTTTCAGATCAGACAAATAAGATTCCTGGGTTCAAAGATTTTCTGAAAACTGTTAACCCTGCCAGacacccagaggatattttccttAAGAACTTTTGGAACTCAGCTTTTGGATGTCCCCATATACATGGGAAGAAAGATGAGGAGGTCTGTTCCCCAAATGCATCTTTAGACACCCTGAGTTTGAGCTCTTTAGAAAACATTATGTCTGATCAGAGTTACACTGTCTACACTGCTGTATATGCCGTGGCCTGGGCCCTTCATGAGATGTTCTTAATGAGATCAGAAATGGAATTCAACATAGATGGAGACAACAGGGTTGTTCCCCCCCAAAAG ctCCATTCCTTTCTGAAGAACCTTCAGTTTAACAATAGTGCTGGGAAGCTGGTGGTCCTGGATAAGAAGAGGAACTCTGTGGCAAACTATGATATTCTCAACTATGTGACCTTTAGCAATGATACCGAAGTCCTGATAAAA CCTCCTCAGTCCAGATGCAATAAAGTCTGTGGTCCTGGATTCCAGAAGAAAGCCCAGCAGGGAAGTCCTGTCTGCTGTTTTAATTGTGACCCCTGCCCAGACAGACACATTTCCAACCACACAG ATGCAGATCAGTGTGTGAAATGCCCTGAAGATCAATATCCCAATCAGGAGAGGAATCAGTGCCTCCCCAAAGTGGTGACCTTCCTGGCCTATGAAGAGCCCTTGGGGATGGCTTTGGCTTCTATAGCTGCTTGCTTGTCTCTCCTCACAGCTCTGGTTCTCTGGGTCTTTGTGAGATACAAAAACACCCCCATAGTCAGAGCCAATAACCGGGATCTCAGCTACATCCTCCtcatctccctttttttctgcttcctctGCTCTCTGCTCTTCATTGGTCGCCCAAGTGCTGCCAATTGCCTTCTCCGACAAACAACCTTTGGAGTCATGTTCACAGTGGCCGTCTCCTCTGTCTTGGCCAAAACGATCACTGTGCTTCTGGCCTTCAGAGCCACCAGACCAGGCAGCAGGAGCAGGAAATGGATGGGATCCAGAGCCCCCATTTCTGTTGTTCTCTTTTGCACCTTGATTCAGTTTCTGCTCTGTGGAGTCTGGCTGCTGCTCTCTCCCCCATTCCCAGAGGCAGACACACACTCTGACCATGAGCACATTATCTTGGGGTGTAATGAAGGCTCCCTCATTGCCTTCTATTTTGTCCTGAGCTACATGGGAGTCTTGGCCCTGATGAGCTTCACCGTGGCCTTTTTTGTCAGAAATCTGCCTGACACGTTCAACGAAGCCAAGTTCATCACCTTCAGCATGTTGGTGTTCTGCAGTGTCTGGATCACCTTCCTCCCCACCTATCAGAGCACCAAGGGGAAGATGATGGCAGCTGTGGAGATCTTCTCCATCTTAAGCTCCAGTACTGGCTTGCTAGCCTGCATCTTTATCCCCAAATGCTATGTGATCCTTCTGCAGCCCCACAGGAATAccaagaaatctttaaaaaataat ctCCATTCCTTTCTTAAGAAAATTCTCTTCAACAATAGTGCTGGGAACCAGGTGGTCTTGGATAAGAAGAACTCTCTGGCAAACTATGATATGCTCAACTATGTGACCTTTGGTAATGATACCGAAATCCTGGTGAAAGTGGGAGAGCTTATTTTTCAGGCTCCACTAAGCCAAGATTTCATCATGCAGGAAAAGGCCATAGTGTGGcacaaagggaaaggaaag